Proteins from one Bombus pyrosoma isolate SC7728 linkage group LG16, ASM1482585v1, whole genome shotgun sequence genomic window:
- the LOC122576682 gene encoding uncharacterized protein LOC122576682, giving the protein TAKLAGLASCVSTVVDDEEQEELRCTGSDVEIEEYTDTDDSPYVAYQVTDKLFDTDRVAWQKFSFVATLLTVVVSITFLIITYPLYLESVSYVSNAYTGLLFTAFCSAFILGIICFIAGRVSPPPALIPNSMRVKIPRCALLKISLIYALSGIVITLCLDRDRVLCHLQDPIKGITLVFSLVYYFFFCRKMMSLQRIFSSTTIIVGLFISVDYGLCDQFRCRGQEVSGHTTTMRGSWGVKAIWTFVYVGALAAFAMFFTLLEAHYTTEQQNMCQIMASQQNSFLYTVSRLVSSRDIRRRGSEEEGGRLLHVTDPDPTIKPKHIPKPPILETLFYIHLIAFFAILSMSWIDTLPGIGRGLSPAELYRVVEHGLTCHFKNSDNCSNISTRGWIFLIAYIIFSISVLNFLSTSESAVFTVAAATVSLPLSVIWWSIYKMDVHGRFITWSPGVTGELICALLGLPVVLLGLGLLVRSHFRDTQPCYLTMQPPDVQCESSQR; this is encoded by the exons ACTGCAAAACTGGCGGGCCTGGCGAGTTGCGTTTCGACGGTGGTCGACGACGAAGAACAGGAGGAGCTGCGGTGCACAGGAAGCGACGTCGAGATCGAGGAGTACACCGACACCGACGACTCGCCATATGTCGCTTATCAGGTCACTGATAAGCTGTTCGACACGGACAGGGTGGCCTGGCAAAAATTCAGCTTCGTCGCAACCCTTCTGACCGTCGTCGTGTCCATTACCTTTCTGATTATCACCTATCCTCTTTATCTCGAGAGCGTCAGCTACGTGTCCAACGCTTACACAG GACTTCTCTTCACTGCCTTCTGCTCTGCCTTTATCCTGGGCATAATATGCTTCATCGCGGGAAGAGTATCTCCACCACCCGCCCTGATTCCAAATAGCATGAGAGTCAAGATCCCTCGTTGTGCTTTGCTCAAAATCAGTCTTATCTATGCTCTCTCTGGCATAGTGATCACGCTCTGCTTGGACCGGGACAGGGTCCTCTGTCATCTACAAGATCCCATAAAAGGCATCACTCTTGTCTTCTCCCTGGTCTACTACTTCTTCTTTTGTCGCAAAA TGATGAGCTTGCAGAGGATCTTCTCAAGCACTACGATAATTGTGGGTCTCTTCATAAGCGTTGATTATGGCCTCTGTGATCAATTTCGATGTAGAGGACAGGAAGTTTCGGGTCATACCACAACTATGAGAGGATCTTGGGGCGTGAAGGCCATTTGGACGTTCGTTTATGTCGGTGCACTAGCTGCTTTCGCTATGTTCTTCACTTTGCTCGAGGCCCATTATACCACTGAG CAACAGAATATGTGTCAAATAATGGCGAGCCAACAAAACTCTTTCCTCTACACAGTATCAAGATTGGTATCGTCACGAGACATCCGTCGACGAGGTTCTGAAGAAGAGGGAGGCAGACTGCTCCACGTGACAGATCCTGACCCTACCATAAAACCAAAACATATTCCAAAACCTCCAATCCTCGAAACTCTCTTCTACATTCACTTAATCGCGTTCTTCGCCATTTTATCGATGTCCTGGATCGACACATTGCCAGGAATAGGCAGa GGATTATCTCCTGCGGAGCTATACCGCGTGGTGGAGCATGGACTCACGTGTCACTTCAAAAACAGCGACAACTGCTCAAATATTTCTACTCGTGGCTGGATCTTCTTAATAGCGTATATCATCTTCTCAATTTCTGTACTGAACTTCTTGTCTACAAGTGAGAGCGCTGTCTTCACTGTTGCTGCCGCCACTGTGTCCCTTCCATTGTCTGTAATCTGGTGGAGCATCTATAAAATGGATGTTCACGGCC GTTTCATCACATGGTCTCCCGGAGTAACGGGAGAGTTAATCTGCGCTCTGCTGGGTCTTCCTGTGGTCCTTCTAGGCCTAGGTCTTCTCGTCAGATCACATTTCCGTGACACTCAACCCTGCTATTTAACCATGCAACCACCTGACGTACAGTGTGAATCTTCTCAAAGATGA